Proteins encoded within one genomic window of Papio anubis isolate 15944 chromosome X, Panubis1.0, whole genome shotgun sequence:
- the LOC110742099 gene encoding LOW QUALITY PROTEIN: syncytin-1-like (The sequence of the model RefSeq protein was modified relative to this genomic sequence to represent the inferred CDS: inserted 2 bases in 2 codons; deleted 1 base in 1 codon) produces the protein MALPYHIFLFTVILPPLTLTAPPPCRCMTSSSPYQEFLWRMRLPGNIDAPSYRNLSKRNPTFTAHTHMPRNYYNSATLCMHQANTHYWTGKTINPNCPGGLGATVCWTYFTHTGMSDGGGVQDQAREKHVKEVLSQLTRVHSTPSPNKGLDLSKLHETLCTHTRLVNLFNTTLTGLHELSAQNPTNCWMCLPLHFRPYVSIPVPEQWNNFSTEINTTSVLVGPLVSNLEITHTSNLTCVKFNNTIDTTNSQCIRWVTPPTRIVCLPSGIFFVCGISDYCLNGSSESMCFLSFLAPPVTIYTEQVLYNHVVPKPHNKRVPXLPFVIRAGVLGGLGTGIGGITTPTQFYYKLSQELNGDMERVANSLVTLQGQLNXLAAVVLQNRRALDLLTAERGGTSLFLGEECCYVNQSGIVTEKVREIEDQIQCGAEELQNTGPWDLLSQWMPWILPFLEPLAGIILLLLFGPCIFNLLVKFVSSRIEAVKLQIVLQMEPQMPSMTKIYCGPLDWPASPCSDVNDLEGTPPKEISTAQPLLCPSSAGSS, from the exons ATGGCCCTCCCttatcatatttttctctttactgttATCTTACCCCCTTTGACTCTCACTGCACCCCCTCCATGCCGCTGTATGACCAGTAGCTCCCCTTACCAAGAGTTTCTATGGAGAATGCGGCTTCCTGGAAATATTGATGCCCCATCGTATAGGAATTTATCTAAGAGAAACCCCACCTTCACTGCCCACACACATATGCCCCGCAACTACTATAACTCTGCCACTCTTTGCATGCAT CAAGCAAATACTCATTATTGGACAGGGAAAACGATTAATCCTAATTGTCCTGGAGGACTTGGAGCCACTGTCTGTTGGACTTACTTCACCCATACCGGTATGTCTGATGGGggtggagttcaagatcaggcaagagaaaaacatgtaaaagaaGTACTCTCCCAACTGACCCGAGTGCATAGCACCCCTAGCCCCAACAAAGGACtagatctctcaaaactacatGAAACCCTCTGTACCCATACTCGCCTGGTGAACCTGTTTAATACCACCCTTACTGGGCTCCATGAGCTCTCAGCCCAAAACCCTACTAACTGTTGGATGTGCCTCCCCTTGCACTTCAGGCCGTACGTTTCAATCCCTGTACCTGAACAATGGAACAACTTCAGCACAGAAATAAATACCACTTCCGTTTTAGTAGGACCTCTTGTTTCCAATCTGGAAATAACCCATACCTCAAACCTCACCTGTGTAAAATTTAACAATACTATAGACACAACCAACTCCCAGTGCATCAGGTGGGTAACTCCTCCCACACGAATAGTCTGCCTACCCTCAGGAATATTTTTTGTCTGTGGTATCTCAGACTATTGTTTGAATGGCTCTTCAGAATCTATGTGCTTCCTCTCATTCTTAGCGCCCCCTGTGACCATCTACACTGAACAGGTTTTATACAATCATGTCGTTCCTAAGCCCCACAACAAAAGAGTAC TTCTTCCTTTTGTTATCAGAGCAGGAGTGCTAGGTGGGCTAGGTACTGGCATTGGTGGTATCACAACCCCTACTCAGTTCTACTACAAATTATCTCAAGAACTAAATGGTGACATGGAACGGGTTGCCAACTCCCTGGTTACCTTGCAAGGTCAACTTA CCCTAGCAGCAGTAGTCCTTCAAAATCGAAGAGCTTTAGACTTGCTAACTGCTGAAAGAGGGGGAACCTCTTTATTTTTAGGGGAAGAATGCTGTTATGTTAATCAATCTGGAATCGTCACTGAGAAAGTTAGAGAAATTGAAGATCAAATACAATGTGGAGCAGAGGAGCTTCAAAACACCGGACCCTGGGACCTCCTCAGCCAATGGATGCCCTGGATTCTCCCCTTCTTAGAACCTCTAGCAGGTATAATATTGTTACTCCTCTTTGgaccctgtatctttaacctccttgttaagtttgtTTCTTCCAGAATCGAAGCTGTAAAGCTACAAATCGTTCTTCAGATGGAGCCCCAGATGCCGTCCATGACTAAAATCTACTGCGGACCCCTGGACTGGCCTGCTAGCCCATGCTCTGATGTTAATGACCTTGAAGGCACCCCTCCtaaggaaatctcaactgcacaaccCCTACTATGCCCcagttcagcaggaagcagttag